One window from the genome of Leuconostoc suionicum encodes:
- a CDS encoding phosphoribosylaminoimidazolesuccinocarboxamide synthase — MSSATEYEDKTVTRGELKYQGKAKQVYFTDNPTILWVHYMDQATALNGKVHEDIPEKGRLNSAISHILFNYLTRQGIDNHFLSSISETDELDTALDILPIEVVTRNYASGHFVSKFDAKPMQKLSPIVQEFYYKSDKLDDPFMNDSQILALGLATLSELTKLRAYAQEVNQALKEIFDQININLVDFKLEYGRDSEGKLILADELSPDNMRLVDQKTGQSLDKDVFRKHAGDVTVGYRDVLSRLENLEK; from the coding sequence ATGAGCAGCGCAACTGAATACGAAGACAAAACAGTGACTCGCGGGGAACTGAAATATCAAGGTAAGGCAAAACAAGTTTATTTCACAGATAATCCTACAATTTTGTGGGTTCATTATATGGATCAAGCAACAGCCCTGAATGGTAAAGTACATGAGGATATTCCTGAAAAGGGAAGACTGAACAGTGCTATTTCACATATATTGTTCAATTATTTAACTCGTCAGGGTATTGATAATCATTTTCTCTCTTCAATTTCAGAAACAGATGAACTTGACACTGCTCTTGATATCTTGCCGATTGAAGTAGTTACCAGAAATTATGCATCCGGGCATTTTGTTAGTAAGTTCGATGCAAAACCTATGCAAAAGTTATCACCTATTGTTCAGGAATTTTACTATAAATCAGATAAGCTAGATGATCCCTTTATGAATGATTCTCAAATTTTAGCTCTTGGTTTGGCCACATTATCTGAACTCACAAAATTACGAGCTTATGCCCAAGAAGTTAATCAAGCGCTCAAAGAAATATTTGATCAAATTAATATTAACTTAGTCGACTTTAAATTAGAATATGGTCGTGATAGCGAGGGGAAGTTAATCTTGGCTGATGAATTGTCACCAGATAATATGCGTTTGGTCGACCAAAAAACAGGTCAGTCACTTGATAAAGATGTATTTCGAAAACATGCTGGTGATGTTACTGTTGGTTATCGTGATGTTTTATCACGCTTAGAAAATTTGGAGAAATAA
- the purE gene encoding 5-(carboxyamino)imidazole ribonucleotide mutase yields the protein MPQVAVVMGSTSDWSSMKKTTEILDILGVTYEKHVISAHRMPQELQAFGAQARDNKLQIIIAGAGGAAHLPGMLAANTTLPVIGVPMQSRALNGLDSLLSIVQMPAGVPVATVAIGDAGAKNAAILAAQIIALNDDDILQALNEYRERQTKTSIESEAELI from the coding sequence ATGCCTCAAGTTGCAGTTGTTATGGGATCAACTAGTGATTGGTCCAGCATGAAAAAAACGACAGAAATTTTGGATATATTAGGTGTTACTTACGAAAAACATGTCATTTCAGCACACCGCATGCCTCAAGAATTACAAGCGTTTGGCGCACAAGCAAGAGACAATAAGCTTCAAATAATTATTGCTGGTGCCGGCGGTGCAGCTCATTTGCCTGGTATGCTGGCAGCTAATACGACGCTACCAGTTATCGGCGTGCCGATGCAATCACGGGCACTAAATGGACTGGATTCTTTACTCTCTATTGTTCAAATGCCAGCGGGGGTCCCCGTTGCTACGGTTGCGATAGGCGATGCAGGTGCAAAAAATGCGGCAATTCTAGCTGCGCAAATTATTGCTTTAAATGATGATGACATATTGCAGGCCTTGAATGAATATCGAGAACGCCAAACAAAGACTTCTATTGAAAGCGAGGCAGAATTGATATGA
- a CDS encoding MerR family transcriptional regulator, which translates to MSERELRRNLSILPIGTVRELTLLTDRQIRYYEQQKLIAPGRGKGGQRRFSLNDVDRLLEIRDFLDAGDSIKDIQEIFAKQRRKAQEKQDSEAALRRSLQKEFAQLGRFGAH; encoded by the coding sequence ATGAGCGAACGCGAATTGAGACGTAATTTATCAATTTTACCAATTGGTACTGTACGCGAGCTCACGTTATTGACTGATCGTCAGATTAGATACTATGAACAACAGAAATTAATTGCGCCGGGTCGCGGCAAAGGTGGCCAGAGACGTTTTTCATTAAATGATGTTGATCGTTTGCTCGAGATTCGTGATTTTTTGGATGCTGGAGACTCTATCAAAGATATTCAAGAAATTTTCGCCAAGCAACGCCGTAAAGCACAAGAAAAACAAGATTCAGAAGCAGCACTACGCCGTTCACTACAAAAAGAATTCGCCCAACTGGGACGATTCGGGGCTCATTAA
- the purK gene encoding 5-(carboxyamino)imidazole ribonucleotide synthase, producing MTGAILPPATIGIIGGGQLGQMMALSAKEMGYRVGILDPTKDSPAGQVSDFQIVADYDDVEALNELSRRSEVLTYEFENVDRDTLNEQSDAELPQGTELLRITSNRITEKKFIRDDAKVPVTNFIEVNSPEDLRKVALPAILKTVSGGYDGHGQWSINTVQDIVNLEKDFPDTQLILEQVVDFKQELSIMVSRSQDGQIVTWPIVENIHENHILKTTTAPANISLALKNKIEAIAENIAESLELRGVLGIELFVADEEVWVNELAPRPHNSGHYSIEATNVSQFEGHIRSIVGLPIPKIELQSPATMLNLLGDELTQAREDLIHHPEWHFHDYGKLAVKPNRKMGHITVLGTENGRKLKEWGDLHEQRN from the coding sequence ATGACAGGAGCAATTTTACCACCGGCAACGATTGGTATTATTGGCGGTGGCCAACTTGGTCAAATGATGGCTCTTTCCGCAAAGGAAATGGGGTATCGTGTCGGAATTTTGGATCCGACGAAAGACTCTCCAGCTGGACAAGTATCGGATTTTCAGATAGTTGCTGATTATGATGATGTCGAAGCATTAAATGAATTATCACGGCGAAGTGAAGTGTTAACATATGAATTTGAAAATGTTGATCGAGATACATTAAATGAGCAAAGCGATGCAGAATTGCCGCAAGGTACTGAACTATTAAGAATTACAAGCAATCGCATTACTGAAAAAAAGTTTATTCGAGATGATGCTAAAGTACCAGTCACAAATTTTATTGAAGTAAATTCACCCGAAGATTTACGAAAGGTAGCTTTACCAGCTATCTTAAAAACAGTGAGTGGCGGATATGATGGACATGGTCAGTGGTCAATCAATACAGTGCAAGATATTGTTAATCTTGAAAAAGATTTTCCAGATACGCAATTAATTTTAGAACAAGTTGTGGATTTTAAGCAAGAGCTAAGTATTATGGTTTCACGTTCCCAAGATGGGCAAATTGTGACCTGGCCGATTGTCGAAAATATTCATGAAAATCACATTTTAAAAACGACAACAGCACCTGCTAACATTTCATTGGCACTCAAGAATAAAATTGAAGCAATTGCTGAGAATATCGCTGAGTCACTTGAATTGCGTGGCGTACTTGGTATTGAGTTATTTGTCGCTGACGAGGAAGTGTGGGTTAACGAATTAGCACCGCGACCACATAATTCTGGACATTATAGTATTGAAGCGACAAATGTATCACAGTTTGAAGGACATATTAGAAGTATTGTCGGTTTACCTATACCAAAAATTGAGTTGCAAAGCCCGGCTACAATGCTGAATTTGTTGGGCGATGAGCTAACCCAAGCTAGAGAAGATTTAATTCATCATCCTGAATGGCATTTTCACGATTATGGTAAATTGGCTGTTAAACCTAATCGTAAAATGGGTCATATTACGGTACTAGGAACAGAAAATGGTCGAAAATTAAAAGAATGGGGTGACTTGCATGAGCAGCGCAACTGA
- the purQ gene encoding phosphoribosylformylglycinamidine synthase subunit PurQ, giving the protein MKAAVISFPGSNCDFDMLHALQEFGVEAEIVSAKHNNLKEYDAIFLPGGFSYGDYLRTGAIARFSPIMSAVTQAANDGKLIVGICNGFQILTEAGLLPGQLLTNKKPGFICDEIALSIANPNTAYTNAYDSEEIINIPVAHAEGNYYADAETLTKLEEDNLIVFRYVDNPNGSAHDIAGIMNENGNVFGMMPHPERAVDAVTGNEDGKNFFKSILSGILAGA; this is encoded by the coding sequence ATGAAAGCTGCGGTTATTAGTTTTCCAGGATCAAATTGCGATTTTGACATGTTACATGCATTGCAAGAATTTGGTGTTGAAGCAGAAATTGTTTCTGCAAAACATAATAATTTAAAAGAATATGATGCAATCTTTTTACCAGGTGGTTTCTCATACGGAGATTATTTGCGTACAGGAGCAATTGCCCGTTTTTCACCAATCATGAGTGCTGTGACACAGGCGGCTAATGATGGCAAGCTTATTGTTGGCATTTGTAATGGATTTCAAATTTTGACAGAAGCTGGTTTATTACCTGGACAACTATTAACAAATAAAAAACCAGGATTTATTTGCGATGAGATAGCACTTTCAATTGCGAATCCAAATACTGCTTATACAAATGCTTATGATTCTGAAGAAATAATTAATATTCCTGTGGCGCATGCAGAAGGAAATTATTATGCCGATGCAGAAACATTGACGAAACTTGAAGAGGACAATCTGATTGTTTTCCGATATGTGGATAATCCCAATGGGTCAGCACATGATATAGCAGGAATTATGAATGAAAATGGTAACGTCTTTGGTATGATGCCACACCCAGAGCGCGCAGTTGATGCAGTGACTGGTAACGAAGATGGTAAGAACTTTTTCAAAAGTATTTTGAGCGGCATTCTAGCAGGAGCCTAA
- the purL gene encoding phosphoribosylformylglycinamidine synthase subunit PurL translates to MTTNELSPEEVRDSKIYIEWGLTEQEYDLIVKELKRLPNFTETGIFSGMWSEHVSYKKSKPILRKFWSTNERVLQGPGEGAGILDIGDNQAVVFKAESHNHPSFVEPYEGAATGVGGILRDIFSMGAQPIAVLDSLRFGELDNAHTKHIVDGVIAGIAGYGNAIGIPTVGGEIGFDGVYAGNPLVNVMAVGLMDQNAMQVGQAKGIGNSIIYVGAKTGRDGINGASFASAEFSSEEKSDRSAVQVGDPFLEKLVMDATLQAVREHSDIIVGIQDMGAAGLLSSSSEMAAKAGMGINLNLDMVPQRETGMTPYELMLSESQERMVLVVKKGEEQAIIDLFQSADLDAVIIGQVTDDGRYRLNFKNEVVADVPVDFLTHAPKQDLPMAEPARLANLSNDQFEPDMGNVKETILTLLAQPTIASKASLFRHFDSQVRADTAIKPGGDAALIRIRDTQKALAMTTDVNARYLYLNPRVGAKMAVAEAARNIVSTGSKPIGITDGLNFGSPDNPEVYYELDQAVAGINDVAKQLDTPIISGNVSLYNETDGQAIYPTPMIGMVGLLEDITKATRIAFQSAGDSIYLVGRTKDSFNGSEIQKMQTGHIAGQLFDFNDEDELAAQQFILDVTDQRLLNSAHDLSEGGLVVGLLESAFAGNLSFDISVDLADKYLFSETPSRFVVSVSPENRTTFESLAGDRVTKLGVVTADDTINITTTTSDIQLSFSETKKIYQESIAWKLNAE, encoded by the coding sequence ATGACAACAAATGAATTATCACCCGAAGAAGTACGTGACAGTAAAATTTATATAGAGTGGGGTCTCACAGAACAAGAATACGATTTGATTGTTAAGGAGTTAAAGCGTCTACCTAATTTTACTGAAACAGGCATTTTTTCAGGAATGTGGTCGGAACACGTTTCTTATAAGAAATCAAAGCCAATTTTGCGCAAATTCTGGTCAACCAACGAACGCGTTTTACAGGGACCAGGTGAAGGTGCTGGGATTTTAGACATTGGCGACAATCAAGCAGTTGTTTTTAAGGCTGAAAGTCATAATCATCCTTCATTTGTTGAACCGTACGAGGGGGCAGCAACCGGAGTTGGTGGTATCTTACGTGATATTTTTTCAATGGGTGCCCAACCTATTGCTGTACTGGATTCACTACGCTTTGGTGAATTAGACAATGCGCATACAAAACATATTGTTGACGGTGTCATAGCAGGAATTGCGGGATACGGCAATGCGATTGGTATTCCCACAGTAGGAGGCGAAATTGGTTTTGATGGCGTTTACGCTGGCAATCCGTTGGTAAATGTTATGGCTGTTGGCTTGATGGACCAAAATGCTATGCAGGTTGGACAAGCTAAAGGCATAGGAAATTCAATTATCTATGTTGGTGCTAAAACTGGTCGTGATGGTATTAATGGCGCCTCATTTGCTTCTGCTGAGTTCTCAAGTGAAGAAAAGTCTGATCGTTCGGCTGTTCAAGTTGGTGATCCATTTTTAGAAAAGCTAGTAATGGATGCGACACTGCAGGCAGTACGTGAGCACTCCGATATTATTGTTGGTATTCAAGATATGGGTGCAGCTGGGCTCCTATCATCAAGTTCTGAAATGGCTGCTAAAGCAGGTATGGGCATTAATCTGAACTTGGATATGGTCCCTCAACGTGAAACAGGAATGACGCCATATGAACTAATGTTGTCAGAGTCACAAGAACGCATGGTGCTTGTTGTTAAAAAGGGTGAAGAACAAGCTATTATTGACTTGTTCCAATCAGCTGATTTAGATGCTGTAATCATTGGTCAAGTTACCGATGATGGTCGTTATCGATTAAACTTTAAAAATGAAGTTGTTGCAGATGTACCTGTTGACTTTTTGACACATGCACCAAAACAAGACTTACCAATGGCCGAACCAGCAAGATTGGCAAATCTTTCGAATGATCAATTTGAGCCAGACATGGGTAATGTCAAAGAAACGATATTAACATTACTCGCGCAGCCAACAATAGCTTCCAAAGCATCGTTGTTCCGTCACTTTGATTCACAGGTGCGTGCCGATACCGCCATTAAGCCCGGCGGGGATGCAGCACTAATCCGTATCCGTGATACGCAAAAGGCATTAGCGATGACAACAGATGTTAATGCTCGTTATTTATATCTCAACCCGCGTGTGGGTGCCAAAATGGCAGTTGCTGAAGCGGCCAGAAATATTGTATCTACTGGATCAAAGCCAATTGGCATTACGGATGGCTTGAACTTTGGTTCACCGGATAATCCAGAAGTTTATTATGAGTTGGATCAAGCTGTTGCTGGGATTAATGACGTGGCTAAACAGCTTGACACACCAATCATTTCTGGAAACGTGTCTCTTTACAATGAAACAGATGGGCAAGCAATTTACCCAACACCAATGATTGGCATGGTTGGTTTGCTTGAAGATATCACAAAAGCAACACGAATCGCATTTCAATCAGCAGGTGATAGTATTTATCTTGTAGGACGAACGAAAGATAGCTTTAACGGTTCAGAAATTCAAAAGATGCAAACGGGACACATTGCCGGTCAATTATTTGATTTTAATGATGAGGACGAGTTAGCAGCGCAACAGTTCATTCTAGATGTCACTGATCAACGTCTCCTTAATAGTGCGCATGATTTATCTGAAGGTGGATTAGTCGTTGGTCTTCTTGAGAGCGCCTTTGCTGGAAATCTCAGTTTTGATATCTCGGTAGACTTAGCCGATAAGTATTTATTTTCAGAAACACCCAGTCGTTTTGTAGTCAGTGTGTCACCTGAAAATAGAACAACATTTGAATCACTAGCCGGTGACCGAGTAACAAAATTAGGTGTGGTTACAGCAGATGATACGATTAATATTACAACGACAACAAGCGATATTCAATTGTCATTCAGCGAAACGAAGAAAATCTATCAGGAGAGCATCGCATGGAAACTAAACGCGGAGTAA
- the purF gene encoding amidophosphoribosyltransferase: METKRGVTMMNEQKNETSRLNVRSLNEECGIFGVWGRSDAAQLTYYGLHALQHRGQEGAGIVANNNGHLWQERGLGLLSDVFRDTSRIEALAGKSAIGHVRYATAGSNGLENIQPLMVNFHDMQISLAHNGNLTNALTLRENLEEEGAIFQSSSDSEILLHLIRRSKADKFIDKLKEALNIVHGGFAFLLLTPHGMFAALDPHAFRPFVIGQMPDGHYIVTSETAAIEVVGAKFVRDVQPGELIAIDDNGLTIDTYTDKTTLNIDSMEYIYFARPDSMIYGVNVHKARKRMGSALAAEQPVPEADIVVGIPNSSLSAAAGFAEASGLPNEMGLVKNQYIARTFIEPTQDKRERAVRMKLSAVRDVVVGKNVVLIDDSIVRGTTSMFIVRMLKEAGAKSVHVRIASPIFKFPSFYGIDMQTTEELMGANHSLHEMTKMIEADSLGFLSVDALVKAIDLPYDGEGTGLTTAYFDGHYPSPIYDYKASLDKFVHAGEVDFVPEPTTTYHPRQVASLRHQELLSDGTIHLDSQTIQGVEI, from the coding sequence ATGGAAACTAAACGCGGAGTAACGATGATGAACGAACAAAAAAATGAAACATCACGTCTTAATGTGCGTAGTTTGAATGAAGAATGTGGCATTTTTGGCGTCTGGGGTCGCTCCGATGCGGCGCAATTAACATACTATGGGTTGCATGCATTACAACATCGTGGTCAAGAGGGCGCTGGTATTGTTGCTAACAATAATGGTCATTTGTGGCAGGAACGTGGTTTAGGTCTACTGAGTGATGTTTTTCGAGACACATCTCGCATTGAAGCATTAGCTGGGAAAAGTGCTATTGGTCACGTGCGTTATGCCACAGCCGGATCTAATGGGTTAGAAAACATCCAACCTTTGATGGTGAATTTTCATGACATGCAAATCTCGTTAGCGCACAATGGTAATTTGACAAATGCACTCACATTACGTGAAAATTTGGAAGAAGAAGGAGCCATTTTTCAATCATCTTCTGATTCTGAAATTTTATTGCATTTAATTCGCCGGTCTAAAGCAGACAAATTTATTGATAAACTAAAAGAAGCTTTAAACATTGTACACGGTGGATTTGCGTTCTTGCTATTGACACCACATGGGATGTTTGCTGCGTTGGACCCACACGCGTTTCGACCTTTTGTCATTGGTCAAATGCCGGATGGTCACTACATTGTTACATCTGAAACAGCTGCTATTGAAGTTGTTGGTGCCAAGTTCGTGCGCGATGTACAACCTGGTGAACTAATCGCGATCGACGACAATGGTTTAACAATCGATACATATACCGATAAAACCACCTTAAATATTGACTCGATGGAATATATCTATTTTGCTCGCCCTGATTCAATGATTTATGGTGTGAATGTGCATAAAGCACGTAAGCGAATGGGCTCAGCCTTAGCAGCGGAACAACCCGTTCCAGAAGCAGATATTGTTGTCGGCATCCCAAACTCTAGTTTGAGTGCAGCGGCTGGATTTGCTGAAGCCAGTGGTTTACCAAATGAAATGGGGCTGGTTAAGAATCAATATATTGCGCGAACATTTATAGAGCCAACACAGGATAAAAGAGAGCGTGCTGTTCGCATGAAGTTAAGCGCTGTTCGTGATGTTGTTGTTGGAAAAAATGTTGTCTTGATTGATGATTCAATTGTTCGTGGTACGACGTCAATGTTTATTGTACGTATGCTAAAAGAGGCTGGTGCTAAATCAGTTCATGTAAGAATTGCGAGCCCTATATTTAAATTTCCGTCATTTTATGGTATTGATATGCAAACAACAGAAGAACTGATGGGCGCAAATCATTCATTGCATGAAATGACAAAAATGATTGAAGCTGATTCACTTGGATTTTTGTCAGTTGATGCGCTGGTTAAGGCAATTGACTTACCATATGATGGAGAAGGAACTGGGCTAACGACCGCTTACTTTGATGGGCATTATCCAAGCCCCATTTATGATTATAAAGCCAGTCTAGATAAATTTGTGCATGCTGGAGAAGTTGATTTTGTTCCAGAGCCAACTACTACTTATCATCCCCGTCAAGTGGCATCACTACGACATCAAGAGCTTTTATCAGATGGCACTATTCACTTAGATTCACAAACAATTCAGGGGGTAGAAATATGA
- the purM gene encoding phosphoribosylformylglycinamidine cyclo-ligase has translation MSEQNAYQRAGVDIKAGERAVDLMKDAVAATYNDQVLDGIGGFGAAFALGKDYTDPVLVSGADGVGTKLLLAIAADKHDTIGQDLVAMVANDILAQGAKPAFILDYLAVDKMRPEVVAEIVTGIAKAAKESNMALIGGESAELPGLYAEKHYDLAAFAVGIAERQQLLSAKNVSEGDVLIGLPSSGIHSNGYSLVRQVFDIHSDKDFNKLSSETKETLLTPTALYAKTVWPLVEAKLIQAMAHITGGGIIENLPRALPENVSAEINWGSWPILPIFSEIQAKGTLSVKDMLLTFNNGLGMILIVKPQQLADAMTLLTEQGQTAYVVGKITPAQKERVVFTGNEPW, from the coding sequence ATGAGTGAGCAAAACGCCTATCAAAGGGCTGGTGTTGATATTAAAGCTGGAGAACGTGCCGTTGACCTAATGAAAGATGCAGTGGCGGCTACGTATAATGACCAAGTTTTGGATGGTATTGGTGGCTTTGGGGCAGCGTTTGCTTTAGGAAAAGACTACACGGATCCAGTTTTAGTTTCAGGCGCTGATGGTGTAGGGACAAAGCTATTGCTAGCTATTGCTGCGGATAAACATGATACAATTGGCCAGGATTTAGTAGCGATGGTGGCCAATGATATTTTAGCTCAAGGAGCAAAACCTGCTTTTATATTAGATTATCTAGCTGTGGATAAAATGAGACCAGAAGTGGTTGCTGAAATTGTCACAGGCATTGCCAAAGCTGCTAAAGAATCAAATATGGCTTTGATTGGCGGTGAAAGCGCTGAATTACCGGGATTATATGCGGAAAAGCATTATGACTTAGCTGCTTTTGCTGTTGGTATTGCAGAGCGACAACAATTATTGTCGGCAAAAAATGTCTCTGAAGGAGATGTTTTGATTGGTTTGCCGTCTTCTGGAATTCACTCTAATGGCTATTCATTAGTACGTCAGGTTTTTGATATTCATTCTGATAAGGACTTCAATAAATTATCGTCTGAAACAAAAGAAACACTACTGACGCCAACCGCCTTATATGCTAAGACTGTTTGGCCACTTGTGGAAGCAAAATTAATACAGGCAATGGCGCATATTACCGGTGGAGGAATCATTGAAAACTTACCAAGAGCATTGCCGGAAAATGTTTCTGCAGAAATAAACTGGGGTTCATGGCCTATTTTACCAATTTTTTCTGAAATACAAGCCAAGGGGACACTGTCGGTAAAAGACATGTTATTAACCTTTAATAACGGACTCGGAATGATTTTGATTGTAAAGCCACAACAGTTAGCTGATGCGATGACATTACTAACAGAACAAGGTCAGACAGCTTATGTAGTCGGTAAAATAACGCCTGCTCAGAAGGAACGAGTTGTCTTTACAGGTAATGAACCATGGTGA
- the purS gene encoding phosphoribosylformylglycinamidine synthase subunit PurS produces the protein MYLAKIYVTYKPSILDPQGEVIKAALNRMDYSGIEQVSQGKYFEIKLKATDVDAATSEVESFTDALLINQNTETYRFDLSLVDEDEVLS, from the coding sequence ATGTACTTAGCAAAAATATATGTCACATACAAGCCATCAATCCTTGATCCACAAGGAGAAGTGATTAAAGCTGCGTTAAATCGTATGGATTATAGCGGAATCGAGCAAGTATCACAAGGAAAATATTTTGAAATTAAGCTGAAAGCAACCGATGTTGATGCTGCCACTTCAGAAGTTGAAAGTTTCACTGATGCCCTATTAATCAATCAAAATACCGAAACCTACCGCTTTGATTTATCTTTGGTAGATGAGGACGAGGTATTATCATGA
- the glnA gene encoding type I glutamate--ammonia ligase has protein sequence MARKTFTKEEIKQIVADENVEFIRVTFTDVLGAIKNVEVPTSQLDKVLDNNLMFDGSSIEGFVRINESDMYLYPDLSTFMIFPWATDGHGGKVARLIADIYTADREPFAGDPRHALRTVLTEAREAGFTSFNVGTEPEFFLFKLDEKGNPTTELNDKGGYFDLAPLDMGENVRREIVLTLEKMGFEIEAAHHEVAEGQHEVDFKYASALEAADNIQTFKLVVKTIARKNGYFATFMPKPVAGINGSGMHTNMSLFTKEGNAFEDVSDEMGLSKAAYNFLGGVLEHATAFTALANPTVNSYKRLTPGFEAPVYVAWSASNRSPMVRVPASRGQSTRLELRSVDPTANPYTSLAAILASGLDGIKRELEPLASVDKNIYLMDEIERERAGITDLPDTLLAAVRELAADEVVRAAIGEHIADKFIEAKKIEYTSYRQYVSQWETDSYLEKY, from the coding sequence ATGGCTCGCAAAACTTTTACCAAAGAAGAAATTAAGCAAATCGTGGCAGACGAAAACGTGGAGTTTATTCGCGTAACCTTTACAGACGTCTTGGGCGCTATTAAAAATGTTGAAGTGCCCACATCACAGTTAGATAAGGTGTTAGACAATAATCTAATGTTTGACGGTTCATCTATCGAAGGATTTGTACGTATTAATGAATCAGATATGTATCTATATCCTGATTTGTCAACATTCATGATTTTCCCATGGGCGACTGACGGACACGGCGGTAAGGTAGCACGATTAATTGCTGATATTTATACAGCGGATCGTGAACCGTTTGCTGGTGACCCTCGTCACGCACTACGTACTGTGTTGACAGAAGCACGTGAAGCTGGATTTACTTCATTTAATGTTGGTACTGAGCCTGAATTCTTTTTGTTCAAGCTTGATGAAAAAGGGAACCCAACCACAGAATTGAATGATAAGGGCGGCTACTTTGATTTGGCACCTTTGGATATGGGTGAAAATGTTCGTCGTGAAATCGTCTTGACATTGGAAAAGATGGGCTTTGAAATCGAAGCAGCTCACCACGAAGTTGCTGAAGGTCAACACGAAGTTGATTTCAAGTATGCATCGGCATTGGAAGCGGCAGATAACATTCAGACATTCAAGCTCGTTGTTAAAACAATTGCACGTAAGAATGGTTACTTTGCAACATTCATGCCAAAACCAGTTGCTGGTATTAATGGTTCAGGTATGCACACAAACATGTCTTTGTTCACTAAAGAAGGTAATGCCTTTGAAGATGTTTCTGATGAAATGGGACTTTCAAAAGCAGCTTATAACTTCTTGGGTGGTGTTTTGGAACACGCTACAGCCTTTACAGCTTTGGCAAACCCAACTGTTAATTCATATAAGCGTTTGACGCCTGGCTTTGAAGCACCAGTTTATGTTGCTTGGTCAGCTTCAAACCGTTCACCAATGGTACGTGTTCCAGCGTCACGCGGGCAATCAACACGTTTGGAACTACGTTCAGTTGATCCAACCGCCAACCCTTATACATCCCTTGCAGCAATTCTTGCTTCAGGATTAGATGGTATTAAGCGTGAGTTGGAACCACTGGCTTCAGTTGATAAGAACATTTACTTGATGGATGAAATTGAACGTGAGCGTGCCGGTATCACAGATTTGCCAGATACATTGTTGGCGGCAGTTCGTGAACTTGCAGCTGATGAGGTTGTTCGTGCAGCAATCGGTGAACATATTGCTGACAAATTTATTGAAGCAAAGAAGATTGAATATACATCATATCGTCAGTATGTTTCTCAATGGGAAACAGATTCATATTTAGAAAAGTATTAA